One segment of Methanobacterium sp. DNA contains the following:
- a CDS encoding geranylgeranylglyceryl/heptaprenylglyceryl phosphate synthase — MKVEKYIKNTLKDHKIHLTLLDPEEQSPEDAVRIAKEAIAGGTDGIMLGGSTTEPTELDATAKALKENVDVPIILFPGNISGVSKYADAIFFMSLLNSTNPYWITGAQALGAPAIKKMGIEVLSMGYIVVEPGGTVGWVGDAKLIPRNKPDIAVAYSMAAECLGMKLIYLEAGSGANEHIPEVMIAAVKKMTDIIVIVGGGIRDGKTAARVAKAGADIVVTGTVVEDSSNVKNKIEELVEGIRTV; from the coding sequence ATGAAAGTTGAAAAATACATTAAAAATACATTAAAAGACCACAAAATACATTTAACTCTTTTAGATCCAGAAGAACAAAGCCCTGAAGATGCTGTAAGAATAGCAAAAGAAGCTATAGCTGGCGGTACAGATGGAATAATGCTCGGAGGATCAACAACAGAACCAACAGAACTTGATGCAACTGCAAAAGCATTAAAAGAAAATGTTGACGTCCCCATAATCCTTTTTCCAGGCAATATAAGCGGTGTAAGTAAATATGCCGATGCAATATTCTTTATGAGCCTTTTAAATTCCACAAATCCCTACTGGATAACAGGAGCACAAGCTTTAGGGGCCCCCGCCATTAAAAAAATGGGAATTGAAGTACTTTCTATGGGTTATATTGTTGTTGAACCCGGCGGAACTGTTGGATGGGTTGGAGATGCTAAACTAATACCTAGAAACAAGCCGGATATCGCTGTTGCATATTCAATGGCTGCAGAATGCCTGGGGATGAAATTGATCTACTTGGAAGCAGGTTCAGGTGCTAATGAGCATATTCCTGAAGTTATGATAGCTGCAGTCAAAAAAATGACCGATATAATTGTAATTGTTGGCGGCGGAATACGCGATGGAAAAACCGCTGCAAGAGTTGCAAAAGCCGGTGCAGATATTGTTGTGACCGGAACTGTTGTTGAAGACTCTTCTAATGTTAAAAATAAGATTGAAGAACTTGTTGAAGGAATTAGAACGGTTTAA
- a CDS encoding NTP transferase domain-containing protein, translated as MISAIVTAAGKNRRMREDFKARGMEVIHKLLIDFQGMPIILKTIQNTLNTDVMECIVVLGHFSDEITVIIDEFDDDRVRVTVNPEVHVELSESLLNGVSKSKSDYCLCVAADQPTVSAETLENIIEGVFNSPEPENTVSILARGKTGYLDSAKGLGMPFACHKNLLKKYLVGKEDNLNPILREMVKDGVILYGVPARDDLELININKYDDYLKIVKGN; from the coding sequence ATGATATCTGCAATAGTAACGGCGGCAGGCAAAAATAGGCGGATGAGAGAAGATTTTAAAGCCCGTGGAATGGAAGTCATACATAAACTTCTAATTGACTTTCAAGGAATGCCCATAATACTTAAAACAATTCAAAACACCTTAAATACAGATGTGATGGAATGTATTGTTGTTTTAGGGCATTTTAGTGATGAAATAACTGTAATAATCGATGAATTCGATGATGATAGGGTAAGGGTAACTGTAAATCCTGAAGTTCATGTTGAATTATCGGAATCACTCTTAAATGGAGTTAGTAAATCTAAATCTGATTATTGTTTGTGTGTTGCTGCAGATCAGCCTACTGTATCAGCTGAAACTCTTGAAAATATTATTGAAGGAGTATTTAACAGTCCAGAACCTGAAAATACAGTATCAATTCTTGCAAGGGGAAAAACAGGATATTTGGATTCAGCAAAAGGTCTTGGAATGCCATTTGCCTGCCATAAAAACCTTTTAAAGAAGTATTTGGTGGGAAAAGAGGATAATTTAAATCCAATTTTAAGAGAAATGGTAAAAGATGGCGTTATTCTTTATGGAGTTCCAGCTCGAGATGATCTAGAACTTATAAACATCAACAAATACGATGATTATTTGAAAATTGTAAAAGGAAATTGA
- a CDS encoding DUF367 family protein, whose translation MKIVVYHAEECDRKKCTTVKLGKQGKVKVVTKLNMVPTGSIILDPYSPKSLSREDKGTVMEKGLVGLDCSWKKLAKVPYRLKTGKNSRSLPFMIAANPTNYGKPCILSTAEAIAASFYIIGFKDIAIDIMSQFKWGPHFLKLNEELLEAYSKARSSLEVVKIQNEFIN comes from the coding sequence ATGAAAATTGTTGTATATCATGCAGAAGAATGTGATCGTAAGAAATGTACCACAGTTAAACTTGGAAAACAGGGAAAGGTTAAAGTAGTGACAAAATTAAATATGGTACCTACAGGTTCAATTATTTTAGACCCTTATTCCCCAAAATCTTTATCTCGTGAAGATAAAGGAACAGTAATGGAAAAAGGACTTGTAGGACTTGATTGTTCCTGGAAGAAGTTAGCTAAAGTTCCTTATAGGCTAAAAACAGGAAAAAACAGTAGATCACTCCCATTCATGATTGCTGCTAATCCTACTAACTATGGAAAACCTTGCATACTTTCAACTGCTGAGGCAATTGCAGCAAGTTTTTATATAATTGGGTTTAAAGATATTGCTATTGACATTATGTCCCAGTTCAAATGGGGCCCTCATTTTCTAAAGCTCAATGAAGAGCTCTTAGAAGCATACTCTAAAGCTCGTAGCAGTTTAGAGGTTGTAAAAATTCAAAACGAATTTATAAATTAA
- a CDS encoding 50S ribosomal protein L40e encodes MARFEEAENRIFNVKICLKCNARNPPTAKTCRKCGYKGLRPKAKEPRG; translated from the coding sequence ATGGCTAGATTTGAAGAAGCAGAAAACAGAATATTCAATGTTAAAATATGCTTAAAATGTAACGCAAGAAACCCACCAACTGCAAAAACATGCAGGAAATGCGGTTACAAAGGTCTAAGACCCAAGGCAAAAGAACCAAGAGGATAA
- a CDS encoding UDP-N-acetylmuramyl tripeptide synthetase-like protein produces the protein MKIQGSKIVVIGGCGTVGSLMARVLKDKGADVTVSDLSTDSPQIEILKNEGIKLNLGEHSEELLKNADIIAVAPSLLKNHKLTEKIRKITDSDIISIDEVLSLCKVDKPVIGVTGTNGKTTTTWILKSILNTAGHKVPEHMLDMQGNTELIPSLQARLDGKTAVLEIGTFGIPDEIKRSASNSGVSIGIITNISRDHLSNSGKFTDYIKCKGEIIEIANSMIFNADDPIIACLEIGKKPNKSLFYGIEHINSDFNAYPEERKCPICEVDLEYNIHYLGHLGIYECSCGFKRPDAHVKAYDVEKNFFTLVIGSKRAKVNLKNNGIHNVYNALAAACGAHALGIDFEDIVQGIESFEGVKGRFQEINVGKRVIIDYAHNPAGVKAIIQALLQEKSINSKLIVVNTISSESGIKGDMEIAKILKDVDIIVVASNASRNAISEIEVYNQVILTESSKKSSKKGTLGASKEQVEESLKYALKEAGKDDIVLVIGEGGVKYSAEILEKFKN, from the coding sequence CTGATGTTACAGTATCTGACTTATCAACAGATAGTCCACAGATAGAAATTCTTAAAAATGAAGGAATTAAGCTAAATCTCGGAGAACACTCTGAAGAACTTTTAAAAAATGCAGATATAATTGCAGTGGCTCCCAGTTTACTTAAAAATCATAAATTAACTGAAAAAATAAGAAAAATCACAGATTCTGATATAATAAGTATAGATGAAGTTTTAAGCCTATGTAAAGTGGATAAACCAGTCATTGGAGTAACAGGGACCAACGGAAAAACCACAACAACATGGATACTTAAATCCATTCTAAATACGGCAGGACATAAAGTCCCGGAGCACATGCTGGATATGCAAGGTAACACGGAATTAATTCCGTCTCTTCAAGCAAGGCTTGATGGAAAAACAGCTGTTTTAGAAATAGGCACATTTGGAATTCCTGATGAAATAAAAAGGTCTGCCAGTAACTCTGGAGTTAGTATTGGGATTATAACTAATATATCGAGGGATCATTTAAGTAATTCTGGGAAATTTACAGATTATATTAAATGTAAGGGCGAAATAATAGAAATAGCCAATTCAATGATATTCAATGCAGATGATCCCATAATTGCATGCCTTGAAATTGGAAAAAAACCGAATAAAAGCTTATTTTATGGTATTGAACATATAAATTCAGATTTTAATGCATATCCTGAAGAAAGAAAATGTCCAATATGTGAAGTTGATCTTGAATATAACATTCATTATTTGGGGCATTTGGGGATATATGAATGTTCCTGTGGATTTAAACGTCCAGATGCTCATGTAAAAGCTTATGATGTTGAAAAAAACTTTTTTACATTAGTTATAGGCTCGAAAAGAGCTAAAGTAAATTTAAAAAATAATGGAATTCATAATGTTTACAATGCGCTTGCTGCTGCATGCGGCGCCCATGCGTTAGGCATTGATTTTGAGGATATTGTCCAAGGAATTGAAAGTTTTGAAGGCGTAAAAGGAAGATTTCAAGAAATAAATGTTGGAAAACGGGTAATAATAGATTATGCTCATAATCCTGCTGGTGTAAAAGCTATAATTCAGGCACTACTTCAAGAAAAATCTATTAATTCAAAATTAATTGTTGTAAATACAATATCATCTGAAAGTGGGATAAAAGGTGATATGGAAATAGCAAAAATATTAAAAGATGTAGATATTATAGTAGTAGCATCAAATGCAAGTAGAAATGCTATATCCGAAATTGAGGTTTATAACCAAGTAATATTAACAGAATCTAGCAAAAAAAGCTCTAAAAAAGGGACTTTAGGGGCAAGTAAAGAGCAGGTAGAAGAAAGTTTAAAGTATGCCCTTAAAGAAGCAGGAAAAGATGATATTGTATTGGTTATAGGGGAAGGAGGGGTTAAATATTCTGCCGAAATACTTGAAAAATTCAAAAATTAA
- a CDS encoding DUF169 domain-containing protein: MTGACEVEGYDMVSRELKERLGLSKSPVAIKFILREEDIPEGIEKIDENIRHCEMVQKAAQGEMFYATAEEQMCKGGAAAIGLIETPEKIKTGEFYQSLGRFSSLGSAKRTMEAIPKIDPMMKAIIYSPLEDVKFDPDVIVVICKPAQAMKLAQAMVYTRGGRVEASFAGIQSICADAVAGPFTQNTANITLGCSGSRQFADISDDEVIVGMNGENIGCVVTALISMK, encoded by the coding sequence ATGACAGGCGCTTGTGAAGTAGAAGGATATGATATGGTATCAAGAGAACTTAAAGAAAGATTAGGTTTAAGTAAATCTCCAGTCGCAATAAAATTCATTTTAAGGGAAGAAGACATTCCAGAGGGAATAGAAAAAATAGATGAGAATATAAGGCACTGTGAAATGGTTCAAAAGGCAGCGCAAGGTGAAATGTTTTATGCAACTGCTGAAGAACAGATGTGTAAAGGTGGAGCAGCTGCAATTGGACTTATTGAAACCCCTGAAAAGATAAAAACCGGTGAATTTTATCAAAGTTTAGGTAGATTCTCCAGCCTGGGCTCTGCTAAACGTACCATGGAAGCAATCCCTAAAATTGACCCTATGATGAAAGCCATCATTTATTCTCCGTTAGAAGATGTTAAATTTGATCCAGATGTAATTGTAGTTATCTGTAAACCTGCACAGGCCATGAAACTTGCTCAGGCAATGGTTTACACCCGTGGTGGCCGAGTAGAAGCAAGTTTTGCAGGAATTCAGTCAATATGTGCTGATGCTGTGGCTGGTCCATTCACCCAAAATACTGCAAACATCACCCTTGGATGTAGTGGTTCAAGACAATTTGCAGATATTAGCGATGATGAAGTGATTGTAGGGATGAACGGCGAGAATATTGGCTGCGTTGTAACTGCACTTATATCTATGAAATAA
- a CDS encoding DUF2254 domain-containing protein, whose amino-acid sequence MVYFTIFAVVSLLSYFFFSHFKLLYTDVDSARYVLSSLIQSEAGILAIVVTLSLVAVQLAASSSPRVVDIFKRTPDLWILIIIYIFSIVYCVTLLKLIINTQSRISDLEYYILFAYFISMFAFLSLIPYIWNILDLMKPSTIIDKLASRITKESILDAIGNDEMVKGKDDPIQPIIDIMHASLMKYDYGTFREGLKAIQNSVTIILNGKISKNEKSMIVKHVSTHLSLTKKLTADSGDVNLIEQIIDNIKKI is encoded by the coding sequence TTGGTTTATTTTACTATTTTTGCAGTCGTTAGTTTATTATCTTACTTTTTCTTTTCACATTTCAAACTTCTGTATACAGACGTGGATAGTGCCCGTTATGTTTTAAGCTCACTTATTCAAAGCGAAGCTGGAATTTTAGCCATAGTAGTGACTTTAAGCCTTGTTGCAGTCCAGCTTGCAGCTTCATCATCTCCAAGAGTAGTTGATATTTTCAAAAGAACTCCTGATCTCTGGATTCTCATCATAATTTACATTTTCTCCATAGTGTACTGTGTAACTTTGCTGAAACTCATTATTAACACTCAAAGCCGGATTTCAGACCTTGAATATTACATTCTTTTTGCTTACTTCATCAGCATGTTTGCATTTTTATCATTAATCCCTTATATATGGAATATTCTGGATTTGATGAAACCTTCTACTATAATTGACAAATTAGCAAGTAGAATTACAAAGGAGAGTATTTTAGATGCTATTGGGAATGATGAAATGGTAAAAGGGAAAGATGATCCAATTCAACCAATTATTGACATTATGCACGCTTCTTTAATGAAATATGATTATGGAACATTTAGAGAAGGATTAAAAGCAATTCAAAACTCTGTAACTATTATATTAAATGGAAAAATCAGCAAAAATGAGAAAAGCATGATTGTAAAACATGTTTCTACTCATTTAAGTTTAACTAAAAAATTAACTGCAGACTCTGGCGATGTTAATTTAATTGAGCAGATAATAGACAATATTAAAAAGATTTAA